A region of Astyanax mexicanus isolate ESR-SI-001 chromosome 23, AstMex3_surface, whole genome shotgun sequence DNA encodes the following proteins:
- the cdh11 gene encoding cadherin-11 isoform X1 has product MWEGLRLRVLLLCLGAVLWSSAVAARSRGPQDRGHRHHHPSIYRHRERHKEGQVLHRSKRGWVWNQFFVIEEYTGPDPVLVGRLHSDVDMGDGNIKYILSGEGAGTIFVIDDKTGNIHATKTLDREEQAEYTLTAQAVARDTNKPLEPPSEFIVKVQDINDNPPVFLHGPYYANVAEMSNVGTSVIQVTASDADDPTYGNSAKLVYSILQGQPYFSIEPHSGIIRTALPNMDREAKQEYDVVIQAKDMGGHMGGLSGTAQVKITLTDVNDNPPKFAQGVYAMSISEDKVPGEEVGRLKARDPDQAENGMVDYNVLEGDGMNFFEISKDSETQEAVVKLKKPVDFETKRSYTLKVEATNSHIDPRFLSWGPFKDTTIVKISVEDADEPPTFMAPSYNFEVEENAPGGTLVGRVHARDTDIANNPIRYLIPRYTDLEEFFTISPEDGMIKTTRQLDRESQAWHNISVSATEIGGHHQDAKVRVNIKVKDVNDNAPEFATQEEVFMCENVSPGTIIKTVSAVDKDEMAHRQHFHFSLAPKVANNLNFSLKDNRDSTANIMVIRRGFSRVVQDIYELPIEINDNGIPPMSSTNTLLIRLCSCDSKGTFLSCNVEHLVLPAGLSTGALIAILACIVILLAIVVLFVALRRQKKEPLIVFEEEDIRENIITYDDEGGGEEDTEAFDIATLQNPDGANGFLPRKDIKPELQCSLRPGMRPVANSVDVDDFIKTRISDADNDPTAPPYDSIQVYGYEGRGSIAGSLSSLESVTTDSDLDYDYLQSWGPRFKRLADLYGTKDSADDNS; this is encoded by the exons ATGTGGGAGGGGCTAAGGCTGCGAGTGTTGTTGTTGTGTCTGGGGGCCGTGTTGTGGAGCTCGGCCGTGGCGGCCAGGTCCAGAGGCCCTCAGGATCGGGGCCACAGGCACCACCACCCTTCCAtctacagacacagagagaggcaTAAGGAGGGCCAGGTCCTCCACCGCTCCAAACGAGGATGGGTGTGGAACCAGTTCTTCGTCATTGAGGAATACACAGGTCCGGACCCGGTACTGGTGGGAAGG CTCCATTCGGACGTGGACATGGGGGACGGCAACATCAAATACATCCTCTCAGGAGAAGGAGCCGGAACTATTTTTGTCATCGATGACAAAACTGGAAATATCCACGCCACCAAGACGCTGGACCGAGAGGAGCAGGCGGAGTACACGCTGACGGCCCAGGCGGTGGCGCGAGACACCAACAAGCCCCTGGAGCCTCCGTCAGAGTTCATCGTGAAGGTGCAGGACATCAACGATAACCCACCGGTGTTCCTCCACGGACCGTACTACGCCAACGTGGCTGAAATGTCTAATGTTG gTACGTCAGTGATACAGGTCACGGCGTCGGACGCAGACGACCCAACGTACGGGAACAGCGCTAAACTGGTCTACAGCATCCTGCAGGGCCAGCCCTACTTCTCCATCGAGCCACACTCAG GAATCATTCGGACCGCCCTGCCGAACATGGACAGAGAAGCGAAGCAAGAGTATGACGTGGTCATCCAGGCCAAGGACATGGGGGGTCACATGGGTGGTCTGTCTGGAACGGCGCAGGTCAAAATTACTCTTACCGACGTCAACGACAACCCACCTAAGTTTGCCCAGG GTGTGTACGCCATGTCCATCTCAGAGGACAAGGTCCCGGGAGAGGAGGTGGGACGTCTGAAGGCCAGGGACCCGGACCAGGCGGAGAACGGGATGGTGGACTATAACGTGCTGGAGGGAGACGGCATGAACTTCTTCGAAATCAGTAAAGACTCAGAAACCCAGGAGGCCGTTGTCAAGCTGAAGAAG CCCGTGGACTTCGAGACCAAGCGCTCGTACACGCTGAAGGTGGAGGCCACTAATTCACACATCGACCCCCGGTTCCTCAGCTGGGGGCCGTTTAAAGACACCACCATCGTGAAGATCTCggtggaggatgcggacgagcccCCCACCTTCATGGCGCCCAGTTACAACTTTGAGGTGGAGGAGAACGCTCCTGGAGGGACGCTGGTGGGACGGGTTCATGCCAGAGACACGGACATCGCTAACAACCCCATCAG ATATTTAATCCCTCGCTACACAGACTTGGAGGAATTCTTCACCATCAGCCCCGAGGACGGCATGATAAAGACCACAAGGCAACTGGACCGCGAAAGCCAGGCTTGGCACAACATCTCCGTCAGCGCTACAGAGATTG GCGGACATCACCAGGATGCGAAGGTTCGCGTCAACATCAAAGTCAAGGACGTGAACGACAACGCCCCCGAATTCGCCACTCAGGAAGAAGTGTTCATGTGTGAAAACGTCTCCCCCGGCACA ATTATAAAGACGGTGAGCGCTGTGGATAAGGATGAAATGGCACACCGCCAGCACTTCCACTTCAGCCTCGCCCCCAAGGTGGCAAACAACCTCAACTTCTCTCTGAAGGACAACAGAG ACAGCACAGCCAACATCATGGTGATCCGGCGGGGTTTCAGCAGGGTGGTGCAGGACATCTACGAGCTCCCCATAGAGATCAATGATAATGGAATCCCCCCCATGAGCAGCACCAACACCCTGCTGATCCGGCTCTGTAGCTGCGACAGTAAAGGAACTTTCCTGTCCTGCAACGTGGAGCATCTTGTCCTGCCGGCTGGACTCAGCACCGGGGCTCTGATAGCCATCCTCGCCTGCATCGTCATTCTGCTGG CGATCGTGGTGCTCTTCGTGGCTCTCCGGCGGCAGAAGAAGGAGCCCCTGATTGTGTTTGAGGAGGAGGACATCCGCGAAAACATCATCACCTACGACGACGAGGGCGGTGGCGAGGAGGACACCGAAGCGTTCGACATCGCCACTCTGCAGAACCCGGACGGCGCCAATGGCTTCCTGCCACGCAAGGACATCAAACCAGAGCTGCAGTGCTCCCTGAGGCCTGGAATGAGGCCGGTGGCGAACAGCGTGGACGTGGACGATTTCATCAAAACCAGGATTTCTGACGCGGACAACGACCCGACCGCCCCACCGTACGACTCCATTCAGGTCTATGGCTACGAAGGCAGAGGCTCCATTGCGGGTTCCCTCAGCTCTCTGGAATCGGTGACTACAGATTCGGACCTGGACTACGACTACCTCCAGAGCTGGGGACCGCGCTTCAAAAGACTTGCCGACCTTTACGGCACCAAAGACTCGGCCGACGACAACTCCTAA
- the cdh11 gene encoding cadherin-11 isoform X2, which yields MAHRQHFHFSLAPKVANNLNFSLKDNRDSTANIMVIRRGFSRVVQDIYELPIEINDNGIPPMSSTNTLLIRLCSCDSKGTFLSCNVEHLVLPAGLSTGALIAILACIVILLAIVVLFVALRRQKKEPLIVFEEEDIRENIITYDDEGGGEEDTEAFDIATLQNPDGANGFLPRKDIKPELQCSLRPGMRPVANSVDVDDFIKTRISDADNDPTAPPYDSIQVYGYEGRGSIAGSLSSLESVTTDSDLDYDYLQSWGPRFKRLADLYGTKDSADDNS from the exons ATGGCACACCGCCAGCACTTCCACTTCAGCCTCGCCCCCAAGGTGGCAAACAACCTCAACTTCTCTCTGAAGGACAACAGAG ACAGCACAGCCAACATCATGGTGATCCGGCGGGGTTTCAGCAGGGTGGTGCAGGACATCTACGAGCTCCCCATAGAGATCAATGATAATGGAATCCCCCCCATGAGCAGCACCAACACCCTGCTGATCCGGCTCTGTAGCTGCGACAGTAAAGGAACTTTCCTGTCCTGCAACGTGGAGCATCTTGTCCTGCCGGCTGGACTCAGCACCGGGGCTCTGATAGCCATCCTCGCCTGCATCGTCATTCTGCTGG CGATCGTGGTGCTCTTCGTGGCTCTCCGGCGGCAGAAGAAGGAGCCCCTGATTGTGTTTGAGGAGGAGGACATCCGCGAAAACATCATCACCTACGACGACGAGGGCGGTGGCGAGGAGGACACCGAAGCGTTCGACATCGCCACTCTGCAGAACCCGGACGGCGCCAATGGCTTCCTGCCACGCAAGGACATCAAACCAGAGCTGCAGTGCTCCCTGAGGCCTGGAATGAGGCCGGTGGCGAACAGCGTGGACGTGGACGATTTCATCAAAACCAGGATTTCTGACGCGGACAACGACCCGACCGCCCCACCGTACGACTCCATTCAGGTCTATGGCTACGAAGGCAGAGGCTCCATTGCGGGTTCCCTCAGCTCTCTGGAATCGGTGACTACAGATTCGGACCTGGACTACGACTACCTCCAGAGCTGGGGACCGCGCTTCAAAAGACTTGCCGACCTTTACGGCACCAAAGACTCGGCCGACGACAACTCCTAA